The segment GTCGCCGAGGCCCTGCGCCTGCCCGACTCCTACTTCGCGGACTTCCACGCCGACATGAAGGCCAAGCGCGACCTGCTGAGCGCGGGCCTGGCCGACGCGGGGTTCACCGTCTTCCGGCCCGCCGGCACCTACTTCGTCACCACCGACATCCGCCCCCTCGGCGAGACGGACGGCTTCGCCTTCTGCCGGACCCTGCCCGAGCGGGTCGGCGTCGTGGCCATCCCGAACGCGGTCTTCTACGACCACAAGGCGGCCGGGGCCCCGTATGTGCGCTTCGCCTTCTGCAAGCAGGAGTCCGTGCTGTCCGAAGCCGTCTCCCGGCTGGGGAAGCTGAGGGGCTCCGGCTCAGTCTGAGCGACCGTCCGGAACCTTGGTGAGCGTGAGGGTTTTGACGCCCTTACGGAAAGCGTGCCGGGCAGCAGACGTGGAGGTGAACGTCCAGTCCGCGCCACCGCCCTGGGCACGGGTGTACTGGAACCAGACGAAGCCGATCACGTCCGGATGGCTCTTCAGCCAGGGGAACAGGCTGGCGGTCCACGCCGCCTTCTGGGCACCTGGCTGGGAGCCGGTCTCGGTGATGAGGAGCGGCCGCTCGGTGAAGGCGCGCATCCTGGTGAGCGTCGGGTCGAGCAGCTGCTTCGCCGTCCGCTCGCCGACGTCGTAGGCGGAGATGCCGAGCCAGTCGACGTAGGCATCGCCCGGGTAGAGGGACTTGAGGCTCACCGGGTCGGCGCCGCGCAAGGTGTTCGGGGACCAGATCCAGATCACGTTGTCCGCACCGGCCCGGCGGAAGATGTCGTGAATGTGCTTCCAGGCGGCCTTGTACTGGCCGGGCTTGTTGACGCCGTTGCGCTCGGCCCAGGGGTACCAGTGGCCGTTCATCTCGTGGCCGAAGCGCAGGCCCACGGGCCAGCCGTTCTCCTTGACCGCCTTGGCAAAGGTCTTGATGTAGGCGTCGTGTTTGCCGTCGATGATGGTGGCGAGGGAGTACTCGGGCTGCTGGGTGCCCTTGGCCCTGCCGGCCCAGGGTTCCCAGGAGATGACCGGTAGGGCGTTCTGACCGTAGGCGGCCCGGATGACTCCCGGGTCGAAGCCCTTCGTCCAGTTGACGAAGTACTGGACCATGTTGGGCGCGGTCCCGCCCGCGTCCTTGGTGATCCCGGAGAGCACCGAGGACCGCCACGGTGCGTCAGGGGCGGCGACCCCGAAGTACTTGGACCCCTTCGGCGGGGTGAGGAGCGCCGCCTTGCCGGGGATGGTGACCGTCGGGGTCGGCGAAGCAAGGGTCACGCTCGTGCCCGCGGGCTGGGCGGCACGGTTGTTCCCACCGCCGCCGAGCTCATACGCGCCCACACCGATCACCAGCGCGGCGACCAGGCCCAGGCCTGCGACGGCGAGCCTTGTACGCCCCGTCCCGCTGCCCGGATTCCGCCCGCCGTCATCGGTGTGCTCGGTGTGCTCGGTGTGCTCGTCGGCCTCGGCCTCATCGGTGGGGTCGGGCATCGATCTCTCCAACGTGACCTACTCCGCGCTCTTCACCGATACCCGGCGCAGGAGCGCCACCCGCAGCCCGCCCGCGAACTCCCGTGCGCCCGTCACCTTGTAATTGGCCTGGAGGAACGTTCCCTCCACCTCCGTCATACCGGCGTACGGGGTGGCGGTGCTCGCGGTGGTCACCAGCCAGATCCGCTTGACGCCCTCGGAGCACACCACCGGTGCCGAACAGGGCTGCCCGGTGTACGTGCCGTCCTGCTCCGGCGACACCACGACGTACACCTCGCTCGGCCGGCTGACGGCATTCCGAAGCTGGTACGCCAGGGCCCGCATCGTGGCCGCCCGGTCGCCGCCGTAGACGATGCCGTCGCCCGCCTCCTGCTGCCCGAGCATGTAGGAGGCGGAGGACTCGTAGTCGGGCTCGCCCGTCTGCGGGTCGGCGCTCAGCGGCCGGAGGGCGGGAAACGAGACCACCGCCACGGCGACCGCGGCCGCCAGGCCGGCCACCAGTTGCCGCGTCGGCACTGCCTGGTCCCGGCCGGGCAGCGCCCTGGCCAGTCCGCACACCCCGGCGCCCGCGAGCAGGGCCAGGGCCGGCAGGGTGAAGACGAAGTAGGAGGGCGTGAACAGGTTGGCGTAGGAGCGCAGGCCGAACAGCGCCAGCGGCGGCAGCACGACCCACACCAGCAGCGCCAGCCCGGTCTTGCGGCCCACCAGCACGCCCAGTACGGCGAGTACGCCCACAGCGGCGGCGACCTTCGCGGACCCCAGCAGGTCCTGGGGCAGGTGCAGCAGCGTGTCGATGCCGGTGCCGCTCTGCGGGTCCTGGTGGTTCTGGCCGCGGGCCAGCACCAGCACCGCGAGCAGGGGCGCGACCGGCACCAGGGTCACCGCGAACCAGGCGCCCACGCGCTGGCGCTCGGTGATGACCGTCAACACGAAGTACGCGACGACCACAGTGGCGGCGACCGGGTGGAACAGCCCGGTGAACAGCATGCCGAGGGCGTAGCCGCCCCAGCGGTCGGCGCCCTCGTGGTCCAGCGCCCGGTACAGCAGCAGCGCGGCCACCACCACGGCCAGGGCCGACATCGCGTAGGGCCTGGCGTCCGTGGCGTACCGGGTGGTGG is part of the Streptomyces sp. NBC_01262 genome and harbors:
- a CDS encoding glycoside hydrolase family 26 protein — protein: MPDPTDEAEADEHTEHTEHTDDGGRNPGSGTGRTRLAVAGLGLVAALVIGVGAYELGGGGNNRAAQPAGTSVTLASPTPTVTIPGKAALLTPPKGSKYFGVAAPDAPWRSSVLSGITKDAGGTAPNMVQYFVNWTKGFDPGVIRAAYGQNALPVISWEPWAGRAKGTQQPEYSLATIIDGKHDAYIKTFAKAVKENGWPVGLRFGHEMNGHWYPWAERNGVNKPGQYKAAWKHIHDIFRRAGADNVIWIWSPNTLRGADPVSLKSLYPGDAYVDWLGISAYDVGERTAKQLLDPTLTRMRAFTERPLLITETGSQPGAQKAAWTASLFPWLKSHPDVIGFVWFQYTRAQGGGADWTFTSTSAARHAFRKGVKTLTLTKVPDGRSD
- a CDS encoding glycosyltransferase family 39 protein; translation: MSDRPSGDTRAGDGYVDSGFPDNTVPLRIITQPRREQPADPDPGAPGPARGRGRNEQRGTGMGRGVTMLPPALVTLGLGAYNLANTQVRQDESATWWAAHLSWTDLGRLLDNTDVVLAPYYVLMHLWVSLVGADPAPLRLPSLVAMAVTAGLLALLGRRMFDAPTGLVGGLVFAVLPATTRYATDARPYAMSALAVVVAALLLYRALDHEGADRWGGYALGMLFTGLFHPVAATVVVAYFVLTVITERQRVGAWFAVTLVPVAPLLAVLVLARGQNHQDPQSGTGIDTLLHLPQDLLGSAKVAAAVGVLAVLGVLVGRKTGLALLVWVVLPPLALFGLRSYANLFTPSYFVFTLPALALLAGAGVCGLARALPGRDQAVPTRQLVAGLAAAVAVAVVSFPALRPLSADPQTGEPDYESSASYMLGQQEAGDGIVYGGDRAATMRALAYQLRNAVSRPSEVYVVVSPEQDGTYTGQPCSAPVVCSEGVKRIWLVTTASTATPYAGMTEVEGTFLQANYKVTGAREFAGGLRVALLRRVSVKSAE